tgtctatctgtctgtctttctgtccgtctgtctgtccatgttaatttgtgtacaaagtacaggtcgcagttttcatccgatcgtcttcaaatttggcacagacggcctagagacgaagcctattgaaattggaaaaaatcggtgcagatctggatatagcttccatatacatgttcgtatccgattttcagtaataatccaataaaatggtcatttgttaaccgattccctcgaaatttggcaggaaggattttttcacgactctcgacattactggtggatttcatcgaaatcaggccagatttagatatagccctcatatatatatatcgcgcgattttcactcctagatccACTGCAAACacatatattgaccaatcttgccaaaatattgcacaacgctttcttcgacgactaccacaatatacaaagAGTTTGGTCAgcatcgtttcagatttagatatagctcccatatatatgtttgtccgatttgcagtaatattgcaataaaatggtcttttgttgaccaattctctcgaaatttggcaggaaggacatTCTaaagactctcgacattgctggtgaatttcatggatatcatatcatatatagatatcatatcatatatatcagatttagatatagctctcatatatatatctcagccgattttaacttctagagtcacagcaagcgcatttaatggCCCCTGCCAACATATTTCAAAACGCCTTCCTCGATGACTGCCACAATTTCTgaagagtttgctcgaaatcggttcagatttaggtacagctctcatatatatattcgttcgattttgagaaatattgcaaaaaagtgctcatatgttaatcgattctttcgaaatttgacaggaaggattttcttatgactctcaatattactggtggatttcatggaaatcggttcagatttagatatagctctcatatatatatatcgcccgatcttCACTCCTAgatccactgcaagcacatttattgactaatcttgccaaaatattgcacaacgctttcttcgacgactaccacaatgtacatagagtttggtcaaaatcggttcagatttagatatagctcccatatatatgttcgtccgattcgcagtaatattgcaataaaatggtcttttgttggccaattctctcgaaatttgacaggaaggactTTCTAATGAccctcgacattgctggtgaatttcatggaaatcgggtcagatttagatatagctctcatatagatatatatcgcccgattttaacttctagagtcaaagcaagcgcatttaatgacccatcttgctaaaatttttcaaaacgctttcctcgatgactgccacagtatctgaggagtttgctcgaaatcggttctgatttaggtatagctcttatatatatgttcatccgattttgagaaatattggaaaaaagtgcccatttgtagtccgattctgtcgaaatttcgcaggaagaattttctgaggactctcaatattactggtgaatttcatagaaatcggcccagatttagatatagctgtcatatatgtatatcgccagattttcaccccaagagccactgcaaacgcattatTTGgccaatcttgctaaaattttgcccgacgcTTTCCgcgacgacttccacattatctgagaattttgctcgaaatcggttcagaattagatatagctcccatatatatgattatcagattttgggtaatttgccataatgttacCACATCACCATATGTGctggccgaggtccatcaaaattggttcagtatCTAATAtaagtcccacattgtacttatagggtaggcgttgggtattatacagtcggcaccgcccgacttttgtccttccttactggttcaaaGATGTAAAAGTTCAAACCAACAgctcattttcagcagacaccCCATTGGGATCAGTTTTAAGAAGTGGCTAGCCTTAGTTTTGGAGTTGTATCgtattcaatgattttttttttttggcacacAGCCAACCCACTATTGCTAATATGCCCTCGAAAATTTAAGAAAGGAACGGATGGAATACTTCCCTAACGAGCGTTCAGCGTTCATAGGCATCCACCATTAACCTCTAAGCTTTGGTGGCCCCGTCTAGGGTGGCACCGTCTAGGGTGGCCCCGAATTGTTCAAAGTGACCAAATTCAAGTAAATCTGTCTTAGGAACAGggcttccgatttgattgattgattgacttTGAATGCTGAGTTCAGGTATGACTTCTACTAACTATGCCATGCCTTATTAACTCAGCTATGGTTTCAATTTCGCCTTTAAGGCAGATAGCATGACATTCTTCATAAACTTTCTCTCAATAGTTCCAAGAGTGGTCAAATGGAGGACAAACCCTCCATTTGACTAATGTGTCTGCGATTAGCGAAAGGTTTTTGATTACGTTTTCAATTGTTCTGTTTATACACTGTTCAATAAAATGTGGTTGCAGCTCTTTATGTTTCAGACAGTAGATGGGGAAACCCCTGCCCTACCCTCTTAATGACTGGGATGggacgaaaaaagaaaatctggaAATTCTTTGTACATGGCAAGAAAGTGTTTGTGTGCGTATTAgagatgtaaaataaaattccttCTTCTCTTCTCGTTATTGGTATCGCTACCACAAAAAAAGCACCCAAAGGAAATCCTTTGTACACAACTAACATGACTTCATAGCATTTTAAACATTTCGATAGATGGATGCTTGTAATCTTGGTCGTGTCACTTGCACAGTGCGAATGAGGGGCAGAGGGACATTAGCAAAGACCATGAAATATAAGATGAAAACTGTAGGGAGATAATTGAGGCTGTTATTCCAGTATCTGGCGCCAAGAAATTACAGACATGTCTGAAAGTCATCCAACAGAAAGGGGAAGTGGTTATGGACATTTTTAGCTTCAGTTGCCGGCATACAAATATAGTTTAGTCTTGTAGTGATTTTATTAGAGAGaggttgtttaaaaaaaattaaaaattaaaattcttttttttaattaaaaaaaaaaagccaagATGTGTTGCACCAACATGAGAACCCTTAGCCTCATTGTGGGCTGGATACATTTGATATTTGCCTTTATCATGACCATTGTGTTTTTAATCTATCTGTGTACATTCGACAATGAGACCTATGATGACACAATCGTAGGAGGTAATTTATTGCACATAGACTGCAGTGGTGTCTCATTCTTTGTTTTCATAAAACCATCTCCCTTTTGCAGTGGAAGTCAGCCGAACTGGACTGCCCACTGTAGTTTTCCTTTTCCTATTTTGTCTGCTCAGtttaatttttgacattttactTTTGAAGGGTATTTCGGAGGTAAGTTGAGATGCTTTTCAATTTTGTGGTTATTTAAAAAGCGAACTCCCTCTCATTTTTTTTCAGGAGCGCCATAAATTAATGAAACCATTTGTCGTTGGTAATTACGTGGCTTTGGGCATGCAATTATGTCTGACCATTTTCAATGTACTCAAGGATATCATAGAGGGATCCACATTCGGTGATGTCATGATACATTTAATCCTCAATTGTGTTTCTTTGGGTAAGTATGAGCGAGGAGAGTAACAAATAATAGTTTTAAAGTTTCATTGAAGTTGAATGTGATTTAGTGATGAAAAAACTTAAAGTCTAGGATGGCCTATTTATATgatttaaaaatgtattccttggtgtctatggcgcctccccacccccaaaacccctcaacaaaACATATTTACCGCTTGGgataaaatgggtatcaaatgaaaggtatttggaagtttaGTACATaactgttataagaatttggtcgatggtgtctacggggcctctccaaTGCATACAAAACGGGTATGAATATCCAACAtcacaacatgggtatcaaatgaaagttctttgggagttaactacgaatctggtataaacATTTGGCAGAGTCTggaaccggcccacccactaaatatcgTTATATGGGATGTGTAGGGatatgattggaatgaaaagaaaggtctatgacagtagtgTTAGAATCTAGTGTTGACATAAAAATCCAAGTATCCAGATCACGTCTTGCCATACAGCAGGCCATGTAGATCACGtaaataaaggactcaaataaatggtttttgagtcTTAGCGTCTCCTCCCAATTACAAAactcccaccacctcgggtatatatgtaaaccacctttcattataGTCCGGTGaagaatgcataatttatgccacatagcaactttattgaaatatgatccgatttgaaccaaataggGATatagagtggtctaataagtacaaatcattgttcaattttgtagaaccaaataGAGGTCTTTTTGgacaaaatatagaccgatctgattcACAAGAcacgggtgtcgaaaagcctaacatacggcactgtgtcaaatcggacaataaatgcgctttttatgggcccgaaaccttaaatcgagagatcggtctatatcgaaactatatccaaatctgaaccgacctgagccaaattgaagaagtatatcgaggggcataacataactcactgtcccaaatttcggtgaaatcggataataaatgggccttttaggagcccaaaaccataattcgagagatcggtctatatggcagctatatccaaatctgaaccgatctgggccaaatt
The genomic region above belongs to Stomoxys calcitrans chromosome 5, idStoCalc2.1, whole genome shotgun sequence and contains:
- the LOC106092221 gene encoding uncharacterized protein LOC106092221 — its product is MTIVFLIYLCTFDNETYDDTIVGVEVSRTGLPTVVFLFLFCLLSLIFDILLLKGISEERHKLMKPFVVGNYVALGMQLCLTIFNVLKDIIEGSTFGDVMIHLILNCVSLGIMAFFFYPIYQVYHQIRCYNEEREHRGIQNIESNAAAEQKLTEDQTQGMYVN